The nucleotide sequence AAGAATCCCTGCATACATCGGTCTTTTGTCTCCGACGAAAAGAAGGACGTAACAGGGAAAGACCCCTTCAGCAGCGGATGCTTAGTTTTAGTACGCAACAGGGAATGAAAGGATTGCGACAACGGCTGAACAAAGGACGACGCCGTATACTGCACACGCGGTACGTCACCCGAATAACCGCATCCCCAGGTGTTTTCATGACATATGCGATATCCCGTATGCTCCCGTAACAGCCAAAGCAGGACACAAAGCCCAGCAAAGAGCAATGCCACTGACGTCACGATTAAAAAGACCGGCGCCACCGTGCCGGTGCCCGCAGTTATCAGATGCGGCACCCCCGCCGGAGCAATCAGAACAGACCATTTGGCCAGGTAGGTAAACAGGGGAAATCCACTCAGTCCCAGCACCAGACAGCAGCCTACAGGAATAAACATGGATCGCGTCATCCATTGATCCACTTCGCGAGCGTCGCGCGCCGCATCACTGCGCGGTTCCCCGAGAAAAACCACGCCAAACATTTTCACGAAACACATCACCGCCAGCCCCCCGATGAAGGCTAGTGCCGCAACAATCAAAAAACCCGCCAGCGCCATGTGCAGCTGTCCCTGTGTCTGATCCACAATACATTGATAGGATGCAAGATAGATCATCAGCTCGCTGACAAATCCATTTAATGGCGGCAATCCGCAAATAGCCAGTGCCGCAATAAAAAAGGCTAACGAAGTGGAGCGCATGGACTTCTGTAAACCACCAAGCAATTCCATATTACGCGTTCCCGTCGCATGCAGAACGGCTCCCGCGCCCATAAACAACGTCGATTTAAACAACGCGTGATTCCACACATGCAGCAATGCGCCGGCAAAGGCCAAAAGGGCAAACATCTGTTGATGAAGCACTCCCAAAATACCCAGCCCTAAGCCCAGACAAATAATCCCGATATTTTCCACACTGGAATACGCCAGCAAGCGTTTTATATCATTCTGTGTCAGAGCAAATAATATACCGCCGACACCCGACACCGCACCAATCACAATCAATAACCAACCCCACCAGTCCGACCACACCGAACAAAATGTCATCATGCGGACAATACCATAGATTCCCGTCTTGATCATTACCGCACTCATCACC is from Spartobacteria bacterium and encodes:
- a CDS encoding hydrogenase encodes the protein MNMLLIVTLLLYPLTGLIGLLGRRNTGFSSAVCAMGAVAAFFTGIVPVVAVLLGHVPLDIQWAWHLPMGSFHLRLDVLSAWFALPMLLIPAICAVYGMGYMRHDRSRAGLGVNGLFFQLLAMGMLLVVMSWDGVLFLMSWEIMSIAAWFLVLFEHENATVRNASWIYLVATHLGTAFLFALFALLGAQSGSFDFSALSGACLSVNAVFLLSIVGFGSKAGFFGMHVWLPDAHPAAPSHVSAVMSAVMIKTGIYGIVRMMTFCSVWSDWWGWLLIVIGAVSGVGGILFALTQNDIKRLLAYSSVENIGIICLGLGLGILGVLHQQMFALLAFAGALLHVWNHALFKSTLFMGAGAVLHATGTRNMELLGGLQKSMRSTSLAFFIAALAICGLPPLNGFVSELMIYLASYQCIVDQTQGQLHMALAGFLIVAALAFIGGLAVMCFVKMFGVVFLGEPRSDAARDAREVDQWMTRSMFIPVGCCLVLGLSGFPLFTYLAKWSVLIAPAGVPHLITAGTGTVAPVFLIVTSVALLFAGLCVLLWLLREHTGYRICHENTWGCGYSGDVPRVQYTASSFVQPLSQSFHSLLRTKTKHPLLKGSFPVTSFFSSETKDRCMQGFFVPLFSSLSRLFSRLRIIQHGHVHLYILYIVAALLGILIWSLLCDF